In Dama dama isolate Ldn47 chromosome 9, ASM3311817v1, whole genome shotgun sequence, the following proteins share a genomic window:
- the PALM3 gene encoding paralemmin-3 produces the protein MDGAAEEPERPQDPTSQDPQSPEDQAQARIRNLEDSLFTLQSQLQLLQSASTGAQHKPSGRPTWRRQGHRPLSQPSVESGPAGQTGLNKRASLPAGPLGTYLESPSEPRTEAAGVPAAPRQVPGAAGTSSEANGPCPGSSLPLEQEPSQGVVAPEGAVNEAKAGGMVKVVWEGLRATEDCAVGATGLELEAKVEEMVLEAIGDRQEASRPELPSWVKEDRAIVEVVWEGVAGTEGSDLEAMAEAGRGPEALQTSSLGLQEGSGGADPGAGAPRSSPDGDGQGVFGGEEGSFIWVERVTLSEEWEELEVEGLEGPKALGREEEDERPRGAEGTGKEETWEAERRRAEGPEGAEKRGSEGKAGTDPEGAEMSLAAEGKGSQESLEPERRGEEHVETEMGGGDEPLSAERKEAEGPRGAERGRDEKPLGVEQNGGEEELEASQEPEAAERKGEESLTAERIGGEKPLEEKEKVDERAERMGDEEPLEAEKTGDEKSQKVAGPGGQEPLEAEKTEDEKSQKVERMGGEEPLEAAKTRDEKSQKVERAGGEEPSEVEKNEDEDSLKAERTGGEEPLQTEKTQGVGEEQRESEEEKECQAEKVSEAGAPSEAKEVPRPEDEGQQPQEKQEGSPEAEVEAAKPQTPAEGQDPTGDATPLLAETSAQDQPAECQPLLQMEGPRANPSARPVPTYAPARQLEPSAPPEGEEASSPKQKTCQCCAVM, from the exons ATGGACGGGGCAGCTGAGGAGCCAGAGCGGCCCCAGGACCCCACCTCACAGGACCCCCAGTCACCTGAAGACCAAGCTCAGGCCCGCATCCGGAACCTGGAAGACAGCTTGTTCAC ACTCCAATCCCAGCTGCAGCTGCTGCAGAGTGCGTCCACAGGTGCCCAGCACAAGCCCTCAGGCAGGCCCACCTGGCGACGACAG GGTCACCGTCCTCTCTCCCAACCCAGCGTGGAGTCAGGTCCTGCAG GCCAGACTGGTCTAAACAAGAGAGCCTCCTTGCCAGCCGGACCGCTGGGCACATACCTGGAGTCCCCCTCCGAGCCCAGAACTGAGGCTGCCGGGGTTCCAGCAGCCCCGAGGCAGGTCCCTGGGGCAGCAGGAACCTCCTCAGAAGCCAATGGCCCCTGCCCTGGATCCAGCCTCCCTCTGGAGCAGGAGCCGAGTCAGGGGGTGGTGGCACCTGAGGGGGCAGTGAATGAGgccaaagcaggaggcatggTGAAGGTGGTGTGGGAGGGGCTGAGGGCCACGGAGGACTGTGCCGTCGGGGCCACAGGCTTGGAGCTGGAGGCTAAGGTGGAGGAGATGGTATTGGAGGCCATCGGGGACAGGCAGGAGGCCAGCCGTCCAGAGCTCCCCTCGTGGGTCAAGGAGGACAGGGCCATCGTGGAGGTGGTCTGGGAGGGGGTGGCGGGTACAGAGGGCAGTGACTTGGAGGCCATGGCGGAGGCAGGCAGGGGCCCAGAGGCCTTGCAGACCAGCTCCCTGGGGCTCCAGGAGGGATCGGGGGGAGCAGATCCTGGAGCAGGTGCCCCCAGAAGCAGCCCTgatggtgatgggcagggggTCTTTGGAGGAGAGGAGGGGTCCTTCATTTGGGTGGAGAGAGTGACCCTCAGTGAGGAATGGGAGGAGCTGGAGGTGGAGGGGTTGGAAGGGCCAAAGGCCctgggaagggaggaagaggatGAGCGTCCACGGGGGGCAGAGGGCACAGGCAAGGAGGAAACGTGGGAGGCGGAGAGGAGGCGGGCGGAAGGACCTGAAGGTGCAGAGAAGAGAGGCAGTGAGGGAAAGGCAGGCACGGATCCAGAAGGAGCAGAGATGTCACTGGCGGCAGAGGGGAAAGGAAGCCAGGAATCCTTGGAGCCAGAGAGAAGAGGTGAGGAACACGTGGAAACAGAGATGGGAGGAGGTGATGAACCATTGtcggcagaaaggaaagaagctGAGGGACCTCggggggcagagaggggaagAGATGAGAAGCCATTGGGAGTAGAGCAGAACGGAGGTGAGGAAGAGCTAGAGGCAAGCCAAGAACCAGAGGCAGCAGAGAGAAAAGGGGAGGAGTCACTGACGGCAGAGAGAATAGGAGGTGAGAAGCCattggaggaaaaggaaaaagtagatgagagggcagagagaatgggAGACGAAGAGCCCTTGGAGGCAGAGAAAACAGGAGACGAGAAATCACAGAAGGTAGCAGGACCGGGAGGTCAAGAGCCACTGgaggcagagaaaacagaagatgagAAATCACAGAAGGTAGAGAGAATGGGAGGTGAGGAGCCATTGGAGGCAGCGAAGACAAGAGATGAGAAATCACAGAAGGTAGAGAGAGCCGGAGGTGAGGAGCCATCAGAGgtggagaaaaatgaagatgaGGACTCGCTGAAGGCAGAGAGAACCGGGGGTGAGGAGCCATTGCAGACAGAGAAGACTCAGGGGGTaggggaagagcagagagagtcagaagaagaaaaggaatgtcAGGCAGAGAAAGTGAGTGAGGCAGGGGCTCCCTCAGAAGCCAAGGAGGTGCCAAGGCCGGAGGATGAAGGACAGCAGCCCCAGGAGAAGCAGGAAGGCTCCCCAGAAGCAGAAGTGGAAGCAGCGAAGCCCCAAACTCCTGCTGAGGGCCAGGACCCCACTGGAGATGCCACCCCACTCCTGGCAGAGACGTCAGCTCAGGATCAGCCTGCTGAGTGCCAGCCACTGCTGCAGATGGAGGGGCCCAGGGCCAACCCCAGTGCCCGCCCCGTGCCCACTTATGCGCCTGCCCGGCAGCTGGAGCCATCTGCCCCTCCGGAAGGTGAAGAGGCTAGCAGCCCTAAGCAGAAGACATGCCAGTGTTGTGCGGTTATGTGA